The DNA region CTTAAGGGTCTTGTCGCGCTTGGGTTTGCCGTCGGCATCCATCTGGTAGGTCCAGGAGGATTTGTCATAGGTCCGGGTCGCGGAATCGTAGCCTGAGAACAGGCCGTCTTTGAAATCAAAACCCGGAGCGACCAGCAGTGAGGCGTTGGTATATTCGACCACATATTCTTTGAAGAAGCGCTCGTTTTCAAGGATGTACTTGATCATGCCGCCCAGGAAGGCGATGTCCGTGCCTGAGCGAAGCGGGACATGGAAGTCCGACCGCGCAGATGTGCGGGAGAATTTCGGGTCCACATGCATGACGGTGGCGCCTTTGTCCTTGGCACGCAGCACGAATTTGAAGGAAATGGGATGGTGTTCGGCGGCATTGCTGCCCATAATAAGGATGGAGTCGGCGTTGGCGATGTCGGTCCAATGGTTGGTCATGGCGCCTCGGCCGAAGGATTCGCCCAGGGCGGCCACGGTAGAACTGTGGCAGACGCGCGCCTGGTGATCCATGAAGACGATACCGAGGCTTCGGGCGAACTGATGGGTCAGTGCACATTCTTCATTGGAAGCATGCGAAGTTCCCAGCAGGAACATGGACTCGATGCGGTTGACGGCCTTGCCGTCCTTGTTGTTCAGGATGAATTCCTTGTCGCGGGTCTCCTTGACCCGTTTGGCGATACGTTCAATCATCCAATCCCAGCCCTTCTCTTCCCACTTGTCGCTGTAGGGAGCTCTGTACAAGGGCTTTTGCAGCCGATGGTGGCTGGTGGTCATTGTGAGCATTGCCGCACCCTTGGCGCACAATGAACCTTCGTTGACCGGGTAGTCCGGGTCACCCTCGGAACTGACCAGCTTGCCATCTTTGACGTAGCCTATGACATTGCAACTTACGGAACAAAAAGGACATACAGTCAGAATTTCTTTTGCGCCGGATATCTTGAGTCCCCCGGCATAGGCCCGCACGGGAGTCAGGTTTATCCCCAACTGACTGAGTGTGAGACACGCAGCTCCAGTGCCTGCGAGTTTAAGAAAGTTACGGCGATCCATTTGCATAAGGATGCCTCCTTGTGTTTTGCCGTGTCGCTCATTGCACGGACATGATGAGAAAATATTGTCGAGCTTCATTAAAATATCATAAAGACAAATGATTACAATGTGTTCATTTAAGCAAGGGGGGTGTTTTTGGATGTTTTTGGTGTCAATGCGTGGTAGTGAGTGGGCACAATTTATATATAGATTTGCTAAATAATAGGGATTTATAAAATCTATCATATTATTTTTAACATACTGAAAAACAAGGTTTTGCAACTAGTGTTAAATCGTTGTTAAGTATTCAAATTGCGCGATGAAATATACATGGCTGTCGACCGTGCATAAGGTGTCGGCCGGAGCACGGGGGGAGAGCATGTCGTCCTGAGCGAGGTGTGAATCTTTGGAAATGAAGGGGCGCTGGCGGAAGTAGGGGGGAAAGCAAAAGAAAAGGGTCGCATCTTTCGATGCGACCCATTGGTTCTCTTGGCTCCCCAGCACGGACTTGAACCGCGAACCTAGTGATTAACAGTCACCCGCTCTGCCAATTGAGCTACTGGGGAACATTTCTCGCCGAAGCGAGATGAGTGTTTAAACAAATCGATTGTGCCGGTCAAGCAAAAAAAGTGGACTTTTTCAGGAAAATGCAAAAATGTAGTGGCCAGGGCATAGTGTGTCCATTTTCTTGACGGGAAGCGTTATATGGCTTACGCATTCAACGTCTCTCGTATTTTTCTAGACTTTCAGAGGGACAGGGAAAAAAAATTGGGACAAGACACAAAAAATAATAAGAAAATCAAGCTTGCAACCAAGTCGGTTCACGCCGCTCGGTTTTTGCCCATGCTTGAGGCCCTTCAGGCCAAGGACGAGTTGAATTCCGTTATCAAGACTCGCGTTGAAAAAGCGTGCCTTCTTCTGGATGAAAACATAGACCTCTATCCTAACGACTTCCGACGCGATAACGAGATAGATGCTATCTTGAAGGAGCATGGCGGAACCGACGGAGAGGTTTTGGAAAAAACGGACTTCGAGTTCACCATTGCGGGCCGTGTCGTTTCCTATCGTTCTTTCGGTAAGGTCACCTTCTTTCACATGCAGGACCGGGGCGGTAAGATTCAGGTCTATGCCGCCAGGGACGAGCTTGGCACTGAAGCGTACCAGCTGTTCAAGAAGACGGACATCGGCGATATCGTCGGTGTGACCGGTTGCTTGTTCAGGACAAAGACCGGCGAACTGACAATCAAGACCCAAAAGTTCCGGCTGCTGACAAAGTCCATGCGGCCTTTGCCCGAGAAGTACCACGGGCTCAAGGACGTCGAGACACGGTATCGTCAGAGGTACGTGGATCTGATCGTTACGCCGAAGACCAAGGAAATATTCAAGGCCAGGACTGCCATCATCCGTGAATTGCGTGATATCCTGGATGAAAAGGGTTTCATGGAAGTGGAGACTCCCATGATGCAGGCCATCCCCGGCGGAGCAACGGCCAAGCCGTTCGAGACGCATCACAATGCCTTGGACATGAAGCTGTACATGCGTATCGCGCCCGAGCTTTATCTCAAGCGGCTTCTGGTGGGCGGGTTCGAACGCGTTTACGAGATCAATCGGAATTTTCGCAATGAAGGCACATCCACACAGCACAATCCCGAATTCACCATGCTCGAATTCTACTGGGCGTATGCCACATTCGAGGATTTGATGGATCTGACCGAGGAGATGTTTTCACGCATTGCCGAAAAGGTCACAGGTTCTCCGGTCGTTCCGTATCAGGGGGCGCAGATTGATCTGTCCGTCGGTGCTTGGACGCGGATGCCTTTTCATGAGTCCCTGGAAAAAATCGGCGGTGTTCCGGCCGAGGTCTATGCCGACTACGACAAGTGTAGCGCCCTGGTGAAAGAGAAGGGCGAAAAGGTCGTTACGGGCGAAAAGCTCGGCAAGCTTCAGGCCAAACTCTTTGATATCCTGGTCGAGCCAAAGCTTGTCCAGCCGCATTTTATCTACCACTATCCCACGGATATATCTCCGTTGTCCCGGCGCAACGAGAACAACCCCGACATAACTGATCGCTTTGAGCTGTTCATGACCGGGCGCGAGTTGGCGAATGCCTTTTCGGAACTCAATGATCCTGTTGATCAACGCGGTCGTTTTGCGATTCAGGTGGAGGAAAAGGAGGCAGGCGACGAAGAGGCCCACTTCATGGATGAGGACTATGTCCGCGCCCTTGAGTACGGTATGCCCCCCGCCGCAGGACAGGGCATCGGCATCGATCGCCTTGTCATGCTGCTGACGGACAGCGCGTCCATCCGTGAGGTCATCCTGTTTCCGTTGCTCAGGCCGGAGGCCGGTTAGGCTCATGCGATTTGAAACCTTTATCGCACTCAGATATCTGTTCGCACTGCGCAAGCAGTCATTCATTTCCGTCATCTCCCTCTTTGCCGTCTGCGGCGTGGCCATAGGTGTGGGGGCGTTGATTGTGGTCATCGGTGTAATGAATGGTTTTTCTACCGACTTGCGTGACAAGATCCTGGGCGTCAACGCCCACATCCTGGTGACATCCCTTCGCGGTGGGATCAACGATTACGAAAAATTGGCGGCAGAAGCGATACAGGTCCCGGGCGTCATAGGTGTGACGCCCTTCGTCTATTCGGAAGTCATGTTGTCCACCCGTTCGGGAGTCAAGGGTGTTGTCCTCCGGGGCATAGATCCGACGACTTCGGATTCGGTTTTGTCTCTTTCCAAGGATATGGTCAGCGGCGACATCATGCGCTTGGCAGACAACGGGGATTTCCCGGGTATTATCATCGGTTCGGAACTGGCGAAACGGCTCGGATTGACTGAAGGGTCCGATGTGAATCTTCTTTCGCCGTCCGGTCGTTCCAGCGCGGCAGGTTTCACTCCCAAGATCCGCCGCTTCACGGTGGCTGGCATTTTTCGGACAGGTATGTTCGAATATGATTCGTCCCTAGGATATGTCAGCATCCCGGCTGCCCGCCAGCTCCTGGGTTTCAAGGGGGACTTGGTTTCCGGTTTGGAAATCAGCGTGGATGATGTGTATAATGTAAAGGATATTTCCGAAGCCCTGCGGGAGCGGGTTGCTTCCTTTACGGTGTACGTTCGTAATTGGCAGGAGATGAATGCCAATCTTTTCGCTGCGTTGGAACTTGAGAAGTCGGCCATGTTTATCATTTTGGCCATGATCGTCCTGGTGGGGTCTTTCAGTATTGTCACAACGTTGGTTATGCTGGTAATACAAAAAACCAAGGACATAGCGGTACTTATGTCCATCGGGGCGGACAGTGGAAGTATCCGAAATATTTTCATGCTCCAGGGGACGTTCATCGGTCTGGCCGGAACGGTGTTTGGTTTTCTCATAGGCGTGCCGGTCAGTCTGCTGCTGAAAAAATATCAGTTCATCAAGCTGCCGAGCAATGTCTATCCTGTGGATTATCTTCCCGTTCGGTTGGAGGCATTTGACATGTTCGCGATTGGGGCAGCAGCCTTTTTGTTGTGTTTCGTGGCAACCATTTATCCCGCTCGACGGGCAGCAGCCCTGAGCCCCTCCGAGGCCTTGCGTTATGAATAACGAGGCTATATACAAGTTGGTTGCCGTGAGTAAGACGTTTGACGGTCCCTCTGAGGTCGTTCGCGTGCTCAAGAGTGTGGATTTGACCATCAACAGGGGAGAATCCTTGGCAATTCTGGGAGCTTCCGGCTCGGGCAAAACAACGCTTCTACACATGCTTGGAACCCTTGATGATGTTACAAGCGGAGAGATATTGTTGAACGGTGTTAATATTGGCTCCTTGGGGAGCAGGAGACGGGCGGAACTGCGGAACCGGGAGATTGGTTTTGTCTTTCAGTTTCATCACTTATTGCCGGAGTTCTCTACGTTGGAGAACGTGGCTATGCCCGCGTTTATTGCAGGCAAGGGGCGTTCGGAAGGAATGCGTCTTGCAAGGGAAGCGCTTGACATGGTTGGACTTAGCCACAGGGTTGAACATAAGGTGACGACGCTTTCCGGTGGCGAAAGGCAGCGAGCGGCTATTGCTCGGGCTATTTTGCTTCGTCCTAAAGTCCTGCTCGCCGATGAACCCACCGGCAATCTCGACGAGGAAAACGGTACTAAGATCAGTGAATTACTGGTTTCTCTCAATAACGAATTAGGCATGACCTTTGTTGTCGTTACTCATAATCCGGAGCTTGCGGGTATGATGCATCGGCGCGTTGAATTGCGTTCAGGAGAACTCTATGCTCATTAATCTCGTTCGCAAATTTGCGATTGGGGTGATTGTAACTGTCATCTTGGGGTCCGCGGGAGCGGTGTTTGCATCTGACGATCTCACTCAGGATGTTTCTGTTGCCGTATTGCCCTTTGAGGTCAATGCCGGGGACGACTTGAGTTATCTCAAGGACAGTCTGCCGGAACTTTTGACCGATCGTCTGCGTGAAGCAGGATTCAAAGTTATTGAGCCTGAAGAAATTCGTCGATTGGTTGGAGAGAAGGGCATAACCCAGTTTGAGCCCAAGTCGGCAAGAGAGCTGGCCCTCCTGTCGGGCGCAGAATTTTCCGTTTACGGTTCATTGAATCAGCTCGGCGACAACCTGACTTTGGACGCCCGTTTGATTGATGCCTATGCCAACACTCCCGGCAAAAAAATCTCCGTTACCAAAGAGGGACTGATCAACCTGCTTCCAGCC from Pseudodesulfovibrio sp. S3 includes:
- the lysS gene encoding lysine--tRNA ligase gives rise to the protein MLEALQAKDELNSVIKTRVEKACLLLDENIDLYPNDFRRDNEIDAILKEHGGTDGEVLEKTDFEFTIAGRVVSYRSFGKVTFFHMQDRGGKIQVYAARDELGTEAYQLFKKTDIGDIVGVTGCLFRTKTGELTIKTQKFRLLTKSMRPLPEKYHGLKDVETRYRQRYVDLIVTPKTKEIFKARTAIIRELRDILDEKGFMEVETPMMQAIPGGATAKPFETHHNALDMKLYMRIAPELYLKRLLVGGFERVYEINRNFRNEGTSTQHNPEFTMLEFYWAYATFEDLMDLTEEMFSRIAEKVTGSPVVPYQGAQIDLSVGAWTRMPFHESLEKIGGVPAEVYADYDKCSALVKEKGEKVVTGEKLGKLQAKLFDILVEPKLVQPHFIYHYPTDISPLSRRNENNPDITDRFELFMTGRELANAFSELNDPVDQRGRFAIQVEEKEAGDEEAHFMDEDYVRALEYGMPPAAGQGIGIDRLVMLLTDSASIREVILFPLLRPEAG
- a CDS encoding lipoprotein-releasing ABC transporter permease subunit is translated as MRFETFIALRYLFALRKQSFISVISLFAVCGVAIGVGALIVVIGVMNGFSTDLRDKILGVNAHILVTSLRGGINDYEKLAAEAIQVPGVIGVTPFVYSEVMLSTRSGVKGVVLRGIDPTTSDSVLSLSKDMVSGDIMRLADNGDFPGIIIGSELAKRLGLTEGSDVNLLSPSGRSSAAGFTPKIRRFTVAGIFRTGMFEYDSSLGYVSIPAARQLLGFKGDLVSGLEISVDDVYNVKDISEALRERVASFTVYVRNWQEMNANLFAALELEKSAMFIILAMIVLVGSFSIVTTLVMLVIQKTKDIAVLMSIGADSGSIRNIFMLQGTFIGLAGTVFGFLIGVPVSLLLKKYQFIKLPSNVYPVDYLPVRLEAFDMFAIGAAAFLLCFVATIYPARRAAALSPSEALRYE
- a CDS encoding ABC transporter ATP-binding protein — its product is MNNEAIYKLVAVSKTFDGPSEVVRVLKSVDLTINRGESLAILGASGSGKTTLLHMLGTLDDVTSGEILLNGVNIGSLGSRRRAELRNREIGFVFQFHHLLPEFSTLENVAMPAFIAGKGRSEGMRLAREALDMVGLSHRVEHKVTTLSGGERQRAAIARAILLRPKVLLADEPTGNLDEENGTKISELLVSLNNELGMTFVVVTHNPELAGMMHRRVELRSGELYAH